From Nicotiana tabacum cultivar K326 chromosome 15, ASM71507v2, whole genome shotgun sequence, the proteins below share one genomic window:
- the LOC142169826 gene encoding uncharacterized protein LOC142169826, with translation MEQERAMRNPEKEEMVRKMKSLEKGLKNMQGLGGQKSVSYSDLCMFPHVHLPVRFKTPKFEKYNGHGDPIAHLKSYCNQLRGAGGKEELLMAYFGESLTGIASEWYIDQDISHWHIWDDLARDFVRQFQYNIDIAPDRNSLTNFKKKTAESFHEYAIKWREQASRVKPPMDEAEMVNIFLQAQEADYFQNMMSAMGKPFAEAIKIGEMVENGLKTG, from the coding sequence ATGGAACAGGAAAGAGCTATGAGAAACCCCGAGAAAGAAGAGATGGTTCGGAAGATGAAAAGCCTCGAAAAAGgtctgaaaaacatgcaaggccTGGGTGGCCAAAAGAGCGTCTCCTACTCTGATCTGTGTATGTTTCCTCATGTTCATTTGCCCGTTCGTTTTAAAACGCCAAAATTCGAAAAGTACAATGGGCACGGAGACCCGATCGCTCATTTGAAAAGTTATTGCAATCAgctgagaggggcaggtggaaaagaagaacttTTGATGGCCTATTTCGGGGAGAGCTTGACGGGAATTGCGTCAGAATGGTACATAGATCAGGACATCTCCcattggcatatatgggatgacttGGCCCGAGATTTCGTCAGGCAATTTCAATACAATATTGATATAGCTCCAGATAGGAATTCTCTGACCAATTTCAAGAAGAAAACTGCGGAAAGCTTCCATGAATATGCTATCAAGTGGCGTGAGCAAGCATCCAGAGTGAAACCGCCTATGGATGAGGCAGAAATGGTCAATATTTTCTTGCAGGCCCAAGAGgccgattactttcagaacatgatgtctgcaatgggCAAACCTTTTGCAGAGGCCATAAAAATCggagaaatggtagaaaatggcttgaaaactggCTGA